Genomic segment of Deltaproteobacteria bacterium:
CCGTGATTTTTCCTGTATGCTTCTGGATAAACTTTCTCATGGCGTTCCCTCCTTAGTGGCTGTTTGGCAACTACCACTTTAATGGATGAACGCCATATTTTTCTACACTATTTGGTTGCGGCCGTTAGGCCGCCTTGGGAGACTGTAAGAATGAAAAAAATGGAGCCCATACACCCGGGAGAAATCCTGTTTGAGGAGTTTTTAAGACCCATGCAGCTAAGCCAGAACAAGATCGCCTCGGATATCGGTGTACCTCCTCGGCGGATCAATGAAATCATCCATGGAAAAAGGAGAATAACGGCTGACACCGCACTTCGGCTGGCCCATTACTTTGAGATGTCACCACAGTTTTGGCTTGGACTTCAAATGGACTATGATCTGGATGTTGAAGAAGACAAGCTTGGTGACAGACTGGACGAGGAGGTCAAAAAGTATCACACCGCATAACTTCCCTACACCTTCACTGAGCAGAGAGTCGCCACGTTTTTAGGTGCACCGGATAGCCCGAAGGTCGTTAGGAGGATGCTGCAATATCCGAAAAGCCACTAGGCGGAGAATACCCAGCGGTTTGAAAACAGGATATGATTATGAATGAGAAAACGCCTCTTGCAGTTGATCAAATTGAAAGTATTATCTTCTTTATGCGCGGTCAGAAGGTCATGCTGAGCCCTCATCTGGCAGAGCTGTACGAGATTGAACCACGTGTCTTGGTTCAGGCGGTAAAACGAAATATCAAAAGATTCCCAGGGGATTTCATGTTTCAGCTGACAGATGACGAGTTCCAGAACTTGAAATCACAAATTGTGATTTCAAGTTGGGGTGGTTCTCGCAGGGCGAATCCCTACGCTTTTACGGAACAAGGTGTCGCAATGCTCTCCAGTGTATTGAGAAGCAAGCGGGCAGTCCAGGTCAATATTCAGATTATGTGAACCATTCGTTCAGTTGAGACAAATGCTCGCCGTGCACAAAGACCTCGAACGTAAGCTAATGGCTTTAGAGACAAAATACGATGAGCAGTTCAAGGTCGTCTTTGACGCAATCCGCGCCTTGATGACGCCCCTTGAGAAACCACAAAGGAAGATCGGGTTTGAGGCAAAGGAAGGCCGTGCCGCCTATGGCAGAAGAAAGAGGGGTTGAGGAATTGAAAAATCAAAGAGTAGCTCTGTGGAACATTTGGAATCAATGGGAAAATCGAGACGGACGAGGCGTGTGAGAGGATGAGATTATGTTGACAAAACTGACCATCCGGAATTTCAAGAAGTTCGATCAAGCGGAAATAGAACTGGGCAGCCCGGTTGTCTTTATCGGCCCCAATAATTCGGGCAAAACTACCGCCCTTCAAGCCCTGGCTTTTTGGGATATCGGGCTTAAGCGCTGGAATGAAAAGAGAAGGGGGAGAACCTCCCCAGAGAAACGACCGGGCGTAACCATCAACCGGAAAGACTTGATCGCCGTGCCCGTTCCCAATGCAAAACTCCTCTGGCGTGGGCTCAGCGTTAGGGATGTTAAAAAGATTTCGGGGAAACAAGAAACCAAGCATCTATTCATTGATGTCATTGTGGAAGGCATCACCGCTGATACCACATGGGAGTGCGGCCTTGAATTCTACTATGCGAATGAGGAATCACTCTACTGCCGGCCGCTTCGCCTGTCCGACGAAGAGAATCCTCAACGAATGCCCATCCCTGAAGAGGCCAATAATGTTCAATTTGCATTTCTTCCTCCCATGTCAGGGTTGGCGGCGAACGAAACCAGGCTGGATCCGGGAGCCATCAATGTCCGTGTCGGAGAGGGACGGACAGCCGAAGTCCTACGCAATCTATGTCACAGGATTTACGAAGGCGATGAAAAACTCTGGAAAAGACTTTCGGACTATATCCTGAATTTATTCGGTTCAAAATTGGAGGTGCCGCAGTATGTCACCGAACGGGGCGAAATCGTCATGGCATATACCGAACATGACATCAAGCTGGATCTTTCTTCATCTGGCAGGGGTCTTCAACAAACCCTCCTTCTTTTGGCCTATATGTATGCCCATCCCGGGTCTGTGCTTTTGTTAGACGAACCTGACGCACACTTGGAAATACTCAGGCAAAGGCAGATTTATCAGCTCCTGACGGACGTCGCTCGGGAAAACGACAACCAGATTATCATCGGGAGCCATTCCGAGATCTTGCTCAATGAGGCCGCAGATCGCGATGTGGTGGTTGCCTTTGTTGGAAAACCCCATCGTATCAATGACCGAGGGAGCCAGGCCTTGAAGGCACTAAAGGATATCGGGTTCGAACATTATTATCAGGCAGAGCAAACGGGGTGGGTCCTTTATCTGGAGGGTTCAACGGACCTGGCCATTTTGCAGGAATTTGCACGGATTTTGGAACATCGGGAGGCCATGGATGCTCTTCAGAGGCCATTTGTGCATTATGTGACGAATCAGCCGTCTGAAGTGAGAAAGCATTTTTTCGGGCTCAAGGAAGCGGTCCCCCATCTGAAAGGGATTGCAGTTTTTGACAGACTGGATCGACATCCTTCAGAGGATATCGGGGCCGAATTTCATATGTGGAGCAAGCGGGAGATCGAAAACTATCTCTGCTATCCAGAGGTCCTTGAAGCCTATGCTGTAGCCAGCGGCAGGGAAAGCCTCCCCGGGCCGCTCTTCGAGTCAGCCCATGCCGAACCTCGCAGAAAAGCCATGAAAGAAGCCATTATTGAGGTCTCCCAGGCATTGGAGAAGATCCAAGACGTCTCACCCTGGGACGGAAACACAAAAGTCAGTGATTATTTTCTCAAGTCAGTTTTCAGGGAATTCTTCAAGAAACTCGGTCACTACAATGTGATGGACAAGAAGAATTTCCATGAACTGGCCCGGTTTGTCCCGAAAGAGAAAATCGATCCCGAGGTAAGAGAAAAACTTGAGGCCATTGTGGCAGTATCCCGGACCGCCAGGCCAACGGTGGAGTAAGCGGGGGCAAACTATATATGGTTCCATTTTGGAATCTTAGAGAGGCGCCAGCATTCAAAATATTTGCCCTAAACTTTTGAGGAGCAAGGCCAAAATGTCACTCATCACAAGCGGCATCCATGACAATCACAAACGGGGTCGGGTTGGTGCCCGACAAATAGTGAAAGGAAACAATGCATCTTCAGAAATCGGCAAGAGGCACCGGTTGTATTTGCGGCTGTGACGGGGTTGCATGATAGGATATGCTGTAAAAGGTATGTGACCTTGATATAGGTGTAGCATAGGGGAGAAACCATTTTCATAGACGGCAAGAAATTAGGAGAGAGTGCCCATGTCTGAATTATACGCTCAAATATTGTCAGCGGTGGCAGATGCCTCCGCCCTTCGTCTCGTGGTGAACCTCAAACCGGCCAATGTGGATGGACTCGTTTATCCGCCGACCTACGACCAGGGCCAGCACATCTTTCGCCCTGCCTGGATCGATGGAAAGGAGCGTGACGCGGTTTTGCTTGACTCCGTCCAAAGTCAGGCTATCCCCTGCTGACGAATTACATTCGGTCCTTCACCGCCGGCTTTGGGCCTCAAAAAAAGCACAACTCGCTACGGCGGACGGGGGCGAGCGCGATTTTGTGGAACTGGTCGTCTCTGCAGGGGAAAAGCTGTCAGAATCCGTCAGGGTAATTGGAATCATTGTCAACCGGGTCGCCACTGCCCGGAGTATCCGTCAGGCCCTGGTCAAACGAAAGCACAGGGCCGAACTCCTCACCGGCCGGGTGCGTCCCCATGATCGTGATGGACTGATGGAGCGTCTCCTGCCTGAGATCCGTGCAGGGAGGACCCGAATTGAAGGGCCGGTCCTGTTTATTGTCGCCACTCAGACCGTTGAAGTGGGCGCGGATATCGATTTCGATGCCCTTATCACGGAGGCAGCTCCCCTGGACTCCCTTCGCCAGCGCTTCGGTCGGCTCGACCGGTTCGGGGAGATTGCGAATACACAGGGGGTGATCCTTTACCGCAAACCCAAACTCGACAAAAACGGCCAACCCATGCCCGATCCTGTGTACGGCACAGCTATCCAAGAGGCCTGGGAATGGCTGGAAGCGGTATCGCGTGACGGTTGCGTTGATTTTGGGGTAGGCGGCCATGGCAGAGATGTTCGAACAGCGAAGACCGCCGGTTAGACCGTTTAAACATGGACCGACCCTGCTTCCGAGCCACATCAGCCTTTTGGCGCAAACCGGCCCTGAAGCCCCTGAAATCAATGTCTCCCCCTGGCTTCATGGTGCTGGAAGCGGAGCCCCTGATGTGTCCATTGTCTGGCGGTTGGATTTGCCCGCCGCCAATTCTGTGGGATGGGAGGAGGCGGTGAGGCTGCGTCCCCCCCTCACGCGGGAGGCCCTTGAAATCCCCGTGTATGCTGCTCGATCGTGGCTGGAAGGGGGTCGCGCCCAGGACGTAACGGATCTCGAGGGCATGGCGGGAAGGCCTTCAGGCGCAGGCGCATCCGGCAAACCTGTCCTTTGCTGGCGCGGGCCTGACGATTGCCGCGTCATCTTCCCCCGCGATATCCGTCCGGGCGACACCCTGGTGGTCCCCGCCGCCTATGGCGGTTGCGATCCATATGGATGGGCCCCAAACAGCAACGCCCCGGTGGAGGATATCGCTGATTTCTGTTCGTTGGAACGAGGAGGCGCCCACATTGTCCGCCTGGTGCCGGGGCTGACAAGCTGGATGGGACCCCATGAAGCGCCCGTACAGGAGGCAGTAACTGAGCTGTTTTCAGCCGAGACGGAAATGGATCCGGAAATGGGTATTGACCAGGAACGGGTCCAGCTTGCCCAGTCTGCCCTGCGTGCTTTCCTTCTGGAGGTCGATCACCCTTTGATCACAGCCTTTCACGGGGGATTCGAGATCGAACCACATCCGGCCGGCGTGGTGCTGAGAGGCCGTGTCATGGATGAGGTGGAAGCCGTATTAAGCAGCGGCGTAGCCGTAGAACTGGATCGTCACCTGAAAGGTGTGACGGACCAGGCTCTGACATTAGCCGTCGGCCACCCGGAAAAAGGCCGCATATCGCTTGCTGCAAGCAAGCACGACCTCGGAAAAGCAGAGCCCCGCTTTCAGGCCATGCTTCACGGGACCCCGTTGGCAGCAGCCAGCGGACCCATCTTGGCAAAATCGGGGCTCCGGAAACTCTCGCAGATCCGGGCCGCCTATGCCCGGTCGGACCTGCCCGCCGGATTCCGTCACGAGCTGGCTTCACTGGCCTACGCCTTTGAACCGGACCAGATCGTTCGCTACCTCATCGGTACGCATCACGGATACGGGCGGCCCTGGTTCCCCGCATGCGCCGATACGGAGGCCCCGGGGACCGATCAGATCTTCCTTGGAAGCCCATGGGCGCAGGCGTTTGCAATCTTGCTGGATGAGTGGGGTCCCTGGGGCCTGGCTGGGATGGAGCTGCTCCTGAGGGCATCGGATATTCGCCAGTCGATTCTTGAGCAGGAGAAGACGGATGCATGACCTGCCCGGTATGAGCGCCGCGTCGCCCATAGGATTTCTGGCAGCACTCGGGATGCTTCGCGTGCTGGCACGCGACTGCCAACTGGATGTGCGGCTGGCATGGCGCGACGGGCACGCGGTTGTGGACGGAATCGATCCGGATACGGCCATCTCAGAGATCACCCACAACATGGCAGGTCGCAGCCAATCTCCAGAGTTCACCTGGACAGACTCGCTCAGAGGGGTTCCTCCCGAGTCCTATCGAAATGCGTGTGCCGAGATGAGGGAAGACCAACGCGCCCTTGGCTTTATGGCAGGCTGGGCAACCGATGCCATCGTGCGACAGGGCTCTGTGGTGGTCACACGACTGGATATGACCTCCGGTCAGCAGAAGCTGCTACGGGATCTTCGAGGGCTGGCTGAAAGGGTTACGCCTGACCATTTCCATTGTGCGTTGTTGGGAGGGGCTTACGAAAACCAGACCTCGTTTGGGCTCGACCCCATAGCCGTCCGCTCGCACGCACACGAACCCAAGGCCCCCACCAAGACCGCGCCTCCAGGCAAGCCTGGCCTGATCTGGCTCGCCTTCGAGGCCATCCCCCTCCACCCGGTGGTCCCGGTTGCCGCCAACATAGCCAAGACCACCGGATGGAGAAGGCACCCTGAGGCGGCTTACGTGTGGCCCATCTGGGAGGCATTTCTTTCCCTTCAGGAGGTAATACTTTTGAGGGCATTGCCCGTGGATCGGCTTCCATACAGGCCGGGGATGACGGAGGTGTGGTCCTCCAGGTATGGATCGAGCGGGAAATATGGGATGTTGCTGCCGCCCCTGCGCGAACGGTAAGCTCACACGAAAACCCAGGGAGGTTCGCGCGAGGGAAATACTATGGGATATAAAAGGGTTAGGGTCAACACGGCAATCGCAACCCGTTTGCAGGAGGCAAAAATTCAAGGGTTCGCGGAAAGCAACCTAAAAAGCCTGTGTCCACAATATGTTATACGTGTGCAGGCGATCTCCCGGCGAAAGCCGGGACTACGTTGAAGCTTGCTAATCTCGGGCATGTTGATCTCGAAACCCGGGCGATCTCCCGGCGAAAGCCGGGACTACGTTGAAGCTTGCTAATCTCGGGCATGTTGATCTCGAAACCCGGGCGATCTCCCGGCGAAAGCCGGGACTACGTTGAAGCATTTCGGGCGTGCTATCGGCGGTTGTGTCGAATAGGCGATCTCCCGGCGAAAGCCGGGACTGCGTTGAAGCACCGCATATCGGAGACCGACCAGGACCTGTTGAAAACGAGAATGCAAAAAGCGGCGGACCTTTTCCGTGTTGCCGTGCTCAGTTTCTATAAGGCCTTAGCAAGAGGAGTCTTAACATGAAAGGCAAGCTCTCCCTGTTCTCTTTCAGATTGAAAAATTTCAAGGCCGTTCAAGACAGCAAGACAATAATGTTTACCCCTCTGACAGTATTTATCGGGAATAACGGCTCCGGTAAGAGCAGCATTTTCGAAGGGCTGGAGACCTTGCAGACGCTGGCGCTCCACGGACTGGATGCGGCTATGCTCCCTTGGCATGTTGAGAAGTCTTTGTATCCAAGATTATTAAAGCATGCCCGAAAGCCATATATTCACACCTCCGTGTTCCAGATTGTCCGAACATTGCAAGAACTCAATCGCCGCATACATTCACCATTTTTACCAAAAGCTGGGGTGCATGGAATGGGTTGAAACCTGCTGTTTTAATTAGAATAGCAAGATTTCTTAGAAGCGTAAATGTTTGTAGCAATTCCCCTAAAGCGAGATCCGTCCATTGACAATAGGGCTTTGTTCCTTTAATGTGATAGAAGCGGTATTTCTGGTTTCAGGATTGATCAATATATTGATATTATTGTCTATTGTTGCTACCCATTTGCTATTGGACGCGGCACATCTATCATCCTGTAGCCACAAGTATCGCCAGAGGCTATCCGATCACTTAACCAAATGCAACCAATAATATTTAACTTATTCCAATGATAGTTGTATTTGTTTACTTTACTAAATTTGATGATGAATAGGTCTTTGTTAAGCGATGCTCTTGGATCAAGAAAGAAGACTATTTAAAAGTATCTCTCGTTCTCATTTGTACTGGGGCCGTAAACCTATCACTGGCCTCTCCAGAATCTTAGAAGGTTTGGGACCCGGTGACATTTTCCTTGATCCATTTTGTGGAGGTGGAACATCAATCGTCACGGCACTTAGTAAGGGGGCAAGGGTGATAGCAAGTGATTTAAATCCCATGGCTGTGTTCCTGTCGAAAGTGCTTATTCAGCCAGTAAGTCTTTTCGCGCTGAGAGAATCCTTTGAAATAGTCCGGAAAGATGTTGCCGGTTCCATACTTAAAAATTATACCATTTCCTGTCCAAAATGCGGAAAAGAAATCCCTTTCGATTATCTGAAGTGGATTATCCAAAACGGGGAGGCGATACCCGAGGCTATAAAGATCACATGCAACTATTGTGGCTTAAGGGATCTGCGAGAGTTGTCAAGAACTGAAATTGGCAGGCAACTGAAACTCTCAGCTACGCAGCCAAGGCGCTGGTGCCCCAAAACCCGTATCCGCTCTCAAAGAAAAACAAAGGTTGAGTTTTTCCACGAGCTTTTTACAGGGCGCAATCTAACTTCATTATCCAAATTATGGCATGCTATTGAACAGACCCCTTCGGCCACATGTAAAGATGTATTGAAATATGTATTTACTGCCATGCTTTACAGTTGCAGCTCAATGCAAATGGTTTCGGACAAATGGCCTTCGTCCTCACGCGGGTGGACCGCTCTAAGATTTTACTTGCCTTCAATTAGGCAGGAAAAGAACGTATGGCAAGCTTTCGCAAATCGTTTCAAAACGGTACTAAAAGCAAAAGAAAACGTGAATCCGATTTGTCAGTTTGTGCGAATATCAGATTCAATGGATAAATTTGAAAGTTCAGATGACCACGCATTCATTTTTGAAGAAAGTTTTTCTAGGTTTTCATTCCCCAAGAATTTGGAGGTTCATCACGTTCTTCTAGATCCCCCATACAATGACGATATTGACTACATAGGATTCTCAGAGTTTTGGGGGTCTTGGTTGGGCGCGGCTTCTGACATCAATTCCGGCTGGCATCCGGGCACTATTTCGATTAAAGAGAATTCAGAAAAACTTATGAGTCTTCTAATGCGCATTAAAGAAAACACAACTTCTAGATGTCCAGTTACTTTGGCTTATGGTTCAAAAAATGCGATGGCCTGGGAATTCTTAAACGAAATCATATCAAATGCTGGCTATGAAATTCGAAATAAGATACCCATTCTTTGGGACAACTCCCAGAAAAGAGGCAAGAAGCCTTCAACCGATCTCTATCTTGTTCTTGGCAGGGCAACTACAAGCCACAAAGATAACGATTACGGGCTTTCGGAGGAGGACTCGAACGAAATGGCATTTTTTGTCAGGGTGGCTGCGTTCTTGTTGCGCCCTGATGTGTCAAATCCTGAAGGTATTGTAGATCTGGCAGTCAATCTTGTTAAACATCATTTGAGAATACCATTAAGAAATGTTGATTCGTCCTCCATCAGGTTATGGGCATCAGATGAACAGATGAACCGAAAAGCCTATAACAGATTAGCGTTTGCTCTCATCAAGCCAATATTGTCACAGGATGGTTTCAGTATTGTTTCAGCCAATATCAGTGAATTTGATCAATCTAATCTACAAGGCTATGAACAAATAGGATCTCTTCCGATGCCGAAAGGCCTGGCTAAGGGGGCTGACTTTGTTTCCGAAAATGCGGAAGGCAATCGGATTCTATTTTGCTTCCATAGGCAGTCAGATCTTGATGCGCTGAAACACCTTGCTAAACGAGTTTTAGATAAGGATAAGGATAAATTTCAAACTATCTGTTATTTGATAGTCCGAACTCACGATCAGATACTGCGATGTAGAAAGGATGACCAGTCAGATAACTGGCCAAGGGGATTTTTCATCGAATTCAACGAACTGCTTAAAAAGGCTAGGAATATCAATAAAAGCCGTTTTGGTCACCTAAGTACGATATCGCCACGGGCCGATTCCGACTTCAGATCTCAAAAAAAAATTGAGCACTTTAATGCGAAAGTCATAGAGAATTTTCCTGTGGGTGGTGACGGTGATCCCAAACATTTTATGCTGCGATTCGAGGCACCCCAGCTTGAATATGTTGTACCTGGCCAATTTCTAATGATTGACACATTGTCATATGAAAAAAGACGGCAGGATAGTATGGGCCAGTCTTTTACCACTTTACCTACTCCAGGAAGCTATCCTCCAATTCGTAACACGCTCCTAGAATCTAAATCATTTCTTAAAAGGCCCTTCAGTATTCACAGGGCTTATTACAGGCATTTTGAATTGGGTTACCTAAAGAATATTTATCTGTCTCGCACGCTTGCATCTATAACACATACTGTTTTTCCACACAAATTTGAAATCTTTTACAAGGTAACCGAAAATGGCACGGGTACGAATGAACTTAAAAAGATGAAAAAGGGGCATAGGTTTCGGACCCTAGGGCCACTGGGTAAAAGACCGAATTTAGCCAAATGGCTATCGGATGGTATTCAAGAGGTTCATCTTATTGGCGGTGGTGTCGGGATGGCTCCGCTCATGTTCTTTGGACAGGCTTTAAGGTATTATTCATTCAGGATCAAGGCCTTCATAGGAATCGATACCATAGGGTCATTACTGTTTAAGGCGCCTTTGGCAGAAACTTTTGGAGAAGATGATCCGAGCAGGGCTTATGTGTACATCGATAATTTAAAAAGTATTGGGCTTAGTGAAAATGACATCCACATATCATTCGAAAAAACCATAAATGACAGTGAGACAGACATTGGGTTGCCCAAGCAAAACTACTTTACGGGCTTCGTTAGCGGACAATATAAGGCTTTTCTCGAAAAATTGGACAGCTACAATGGGATATTGGTGCTTACTTGTGGTCCTAAGCCCATGCTGAGGGCCTTAGCAAAAATTACCTCCATAGCCAATATACAGATGAAAGTTCTCCTGGAGAAAAGAATGGGTTGTGGGATCGGTGTATGCATGTCTTGCGTCTGTCGAACCAAGAAAAATGGAGCGGAACGATATTCACGAGTTTGTACGGAAGGACCGCTTTTCGATTCTCAGGATATTGTATGGGAAAAGTTATGAAATCACTTTGTGTTCAGATTAAAAATCTAAAACTGAAAAGCCCTTTAATGACTGCCTCAGGCACATCCGGACATGGGGATGGAACGGCGGTATTGAGAAAGAGCTCCGAAATATTATCATCTCTTGGGGCATTTGTGACAAAGGGAGTTACGCTTGAACCAAGAGAGGGAAATCCTGAATTCAGGATTGTTGAAACTCGCACAGGTATCATAAACTCGATCGGTTTGCAGAACAACGGCGTGCAAGTTTTTGTAAAGAAAGAACTCCCTGAGTTTCTCAATGCTGATTTGCCAATTATCGTCAACATTGCAGCGAATTCGATAGAAGAATTTGGCAGACTCGCATCCTATCTGAGCGAGAATGATTTGAGCCAGTTAATCAACGGAATCGAAATCAACGTATCATGCCCGAACATTAAAAAGGGTGGAGTATCGTTCGGCATCGATCCAAAGCAAGTTGAACGCATCGTTAGAGCTGTTAAAAAGAATATTGACAGTCGAATTATGTTGATAACTAAACTCACTCCAAATATTACAGATATTACCTTGCCAGCGCGGGCTGCCATTGAAGGAGGGTCTGATGCACTTTCAATGATTAATACACTTCGTGCTATGGCTATAGATATTACCACAGGGAAACCGTATCTTGGAAGCAGGTCGGGCGGTCTTTCTGGCCCAGCCATAAAACCCGTCGGTGTATTTATGGTATATGAATGTTTCGATAAGATCCCAGAATGTAGCAGGGGAGATGTGCCGATAATTGGAATTGGAGGGATTTCAACGTGGCGAGATGTTCTTGAATATGTAATGGCAGGGGCAACGGCAGTTGGTATTGGCACGGCTTGGTTCGTCAACCCTGATGTCTTCAATGAAATCCACAAAGGCATAGTGCAATATTTGAGAACGAATAATACTACTATTAGGGATTTAATAGGCAAAGCTCATGAAGCGTGAAAGAGGGCATTATACCGCTAAACTATCAGGTACAGAAAAGATTGAGTTCTATCTTAAAAACCTTGCGTCAAGCTCCGCGTTTAGCTTCATTGCAACGGAGCGGAAAGAGAAACTGTATGTAGAAATTTCGGGCCCCAAAAAAATCTCTGACAACGAAAGCTTGGATGATATCGAGCACCAATTGTCAAATCGTGCACGAGAATTAGGGATTGACGCTCCAAAATTGGTAAGAGATGTGGGCCAAGATATTTTTAATGCCCAAAAAGCAGAAGAAATTGTTCTGGATGGCCCAATGCAACTTGAGGCAACACCAAACAAAGAAGCCGAGGCAATCATTGTAAAACTGACTCTGGTTCTGGATGGGGACCCCAAGGTAGATGAATGTATCGATCAATACGCTTTGTTGCGGGTTATTTGGTTGGCGAATTCTCTGGGAATGAACTTCGAAGAATTTGAAAAGAAAACCGTTCCTCTGCACTAAAGCTCCCCATTCAATTCGCAGCTAACGTGGATAGGTTATATGAATAACCCCCACACATCCACAAATCCGACAGATGTTTGATAATTGTTGGCTTCTGACTATCTGTCGGAGCATGTCCCAAAACGATGTCGAGCCCTCACTCGGTTCAAGATCAACGGCTTCAAAAGATTCTGTTCGATGAGGATGTCTGTGATGGCCGGTCTATCCCAAGGATCTCTCTAAACTTCATTTCCCCCAGCCCCATACTAAGGAGAACGTTTGATGGATGAGGGCATCGCTGAGAGAAAGACAGCGGCTGATTATCTCAATGAACTTGAAAATATTGGCATTCTTGAAAGGCAGAAAGTGGGAAGGGAAAATCTGTATCTGAATCGGGGATTATTTGAGATTCTGTCAAGATAACGTGTCCATGTTGTGGACATGTCGATAAAACGTGTCCAAATTTTTTGGTTTCGTGGACACGTTATTTGTATCGGGGAACGCTTTGGACATGAAAAGGGGAGGAAGGGCAAACCGAGGATGGACCCATTTTTTAAACAGGAAAATCACACTCGATGAAGACAAAAAGATCCAAGAAATGGAAAGATCCCCTGATTGATCAGATGGAGCGGGCTTTAGACCTTGGCCGGTTCATTTCCTACAATGATTCCTGGGAGTTTGTACAGGACCTGGAAGAGATAAAAGGGGAAATCGATAAACTGGGAGGGTCTGGCGAAACCGATCGGGCGGTGCACCTCTATGAGCTGTTTTTATCCGGGTGTTATGACAAGGCGGAAGAAATTGACGATTCAAGTGGTCGTTTGGGAATGTTTTTTGAGGATTTGTTTTTGGCCTGGATCAAAACAAGGCAACAGGCAGGAGGTGCGGCAGAGGAAACGGTCCAAGAGATCCTCGGATGGATGGAGAATGACGACTACGGCTTTTGCTATGACATCGAGAAAAAAGTCGCACGGGCTCTTAACAGGCCAGCTCTCCGCTTATTTAGACAGCATTTTGAGGATCGCTTCAATGAAGCCTTCGCCCCTTTCGATTCCGAAAAGCCCCGATTCATTTATGACTATCCTGCAGATGTCTATCGGAGTGCGGACAAGCTCAAAGACATTTATGTGGGGGAAAGGGATGTCAAGGCCTACGTGTCGCTTTGCGAGAGGGTAGGAGTTACACCGAAGGATTGCGAGCATATCGCTTCACTGTACAAGGCAAAAAGACAGTATGCAGACGCGCTGGTTTGGGCTGAAAAGGGATTGAAGCTTCAAAAGGCACGG
This window contains:
- a CDS encoding HigA family addiction module antidote protein, encoding MDERHIFLHYLVAAVRPPWETVRMKKMEPIHPGEILFEEFLRPMQLSQNKIASDIGVPPRRINEIIHGKRRITADTALRLAHYFEMSPQFWLGLQMDYDLDVEEDKLGDRLDEEVKKYHTA
- a CDS encoding AAA family ATPase, which encodes MLTKLTIRNFKKFDQAEIELGSPVVFIGPNNSGKTTALQALAFWDIGLKRWNEKRRGRTSPEKRPGVTINRKDLIAVPVPNAKLLWRGLSVRDVKKISGKQETKHLFIDVIVEGITADTTWECGLEFYYANEESLYCRPLRLSDEENPQRMPIPEEANNVQFAFLPPMSGLAANETRLDPGAINVRVGEGRTAEVLRNLCHRIYEGDEKLWKRLSDYILNLFGSKLEVPQYVTERGEIVMAYTEHDIKLDLSSSGRGLQQTLLLLAYMYAHPGSVLLLDEPDAHLEILRQRQIYQLLTDVARENDNQIIIGSHSEILLNEAADRDVVVAFVGKPHRINDRGSQALKALKDIGFEHYYQAEQTGWVLYLEGSTDLAILQEFARILEHREAMDALQRPFVHYVTNQPSEVRKHFFGLKEAVPHLKGIAVFDRLDRHPSEDIGAEFHMWSKREIENYLCYPEVLEAYAVASGRESLPGPLFESAHAEPRRKAMKEAIIEVSQALEKIQDVSPWDGNTKVSDYFLKSVFREFFKKLGHYNVMDKKNFHELARFVPKEKIDPEVREKLEAIVAVSRTARPTVE
- a CDS encoding type I-U CRISPR-associated protein Cas7 translates to MSELYAQILSAVADASALRLVVNLKPANVDGLVYPPTYDQGQHIFRPAWIDGKERDAVLLDSVQSQAIPC
- a CDS encoding AAA family ATPase — encoded protein: MKGKLSLFSFRLKNFKAVQDSKTIMFTPLTVFIGNNGSGKSSIFEGLETLQTLALHGLDAAMLPWHVEKSLYPRLLKHARKPYIHTSVFQIVRTLQELNRRIHSPFLPKAGVHGMG
- a CDS encoding dihydroorotate dehydrogenase, with product MKSLCVQIKNLKLKSPLMTASGTSGHGDGTAVLRKSSEILSSLGAFVTKGVTLEPREGNPEFRIVETRTGIINSIGLQNNGVQVFVKKELPEFLNADLPIIVNIAANSIEEFGRLASYLSENDLSQLINGIEINVSCPNIKKGGVSFGIDPKQVERIVRAVKKNIDSRIMLITKLTPNITDITLPARAAIEGGSDALSMINTLRAMAIDITTGKPYLGSRSGGLSGPAIKPVGVFMVYECFDKIPECSRGDVPIIGIGGISTWRDVLEYVMAGATAVGIGTAWFVNPDVFNEIHKGIVQYLRTNNTTIRDLIGKAHEA